From Candidatus Nezhaarchaeota archaeon, one genomic window encodes:
- a CDS encoding matrixin family metalloprotease produces the protein MSSSSNAPRYLLLLSLTLFCLAATLLCCEPARASSPSIDLMGVAWDRLSLSVYILRGPSASSEYIDAVAEAFRVWDVALEAFGRRYGYRYLASFAFTLHVVDQAPTTYDILVNFTLSQPPLGELGRATIYHRDGRVAWVDITLYIHYSAVTLSASDVYNVALHEIGHALGLGHTQSK, from the coding sequence CCTGCTCCTCTCGCTAACTCTATTCTGTCTTGCCGCTACGCTGCTATGCTGCGAGCCCGCACGGGCCTCCTCTCCATCCATCGACCTCATGGGGGTTGCTTGGGACCGCCTTAGCCTCAGCGTCTACATCCTACGAGGCCCCTCAGCCTCAAGTGAGTATATCGATGCAGTGGCGGAGGCGTTTAGGGTGTGGGACGTTGCACTAGAAGCCTTCGGAAGGCGCTACGGGTACCGTTACTTAGCGAGCTTCGCCTTCACCTTACACGTCGTCGACCAGGCCCCTACGACCTACGACATACTCGTCAACTTCACCCTCAGCCAGCCTCCCTTAGGTGAGCTTGGGAGGGCCACTATTTACCATAGGGACGGGAGGGTGGCGTGGGTCGATATAACGCTCTACATACATTACAGTGCAGTTACGCTAAGCGCTAGCGACGTGTACAACGTCGCGCTTCACGAAATAGGCCACGCGCTAGGCCTTGGACACACGCAGAGTAAGGA